The Bos indicus isolate NIAB-ARS_2022 breed Sahiwal x Tharparkar chromosome X, NIAB-ARS_B.indTharparkar_mat_pri_1.0, whole genome shotgun sequence genome has a window encoding:
- the LOC139181446 gene encoding melanoma-associated antigen D4 isoform X1 — MAEGSYRKESEGYNVEDMDEGSDEVGEEDMVEGNDYEEFGAFGGYGALTSFDIRILRAFGSLGPGFRILANEPWELENPVLARTLLEAFRMDPETLANETAARAANVARAAASNQAARAAATAARATYNQVVTNHHPVATHQASGGDTQPMASAAQAPAATPETSVASPHSSRMLVNSEMAAPGAPARSPQPQTSSQAQEAAAEGPSTACAFPQASRASEMDATRPKTAFLGQNDAFDFSQPAGVSGMAFPRPKRPAPAQEAATEGPSVASRGTQAASAGEGAATRPKTTKSGKALAKTRWVEPQNVVAAAAAKAKMATSIPEPESAAATSQQSAEPWARMGGKRTKKSKHLDDEYESSEEEREPPAVPPTWRASQPLLTTARPQVAPRPSMALRSQVPSRHVLCLPPRNVTLLQERANKLVKYLMIKDYKKIPIKRSDMLKDVIREYDEHFPEIIERATYTLEKKFGIHLKEIDKEEHLYILVCTRDSSARLLGKTKDTPRLSLLLVILGVIFMNGNRASEAVLWEALRKMGLRPGVRHPFLGDLRKLITEDFVKQKYLEYKKVPNSSPPEYEFLWGLRACHETSKMRVLRFIAQYQNRDPREWRAHFLEAVDDAFKTMDVDMAEEHARAQMRAQMNIGEEALIGRWSWDDIQVELLTWDEDGDFGDAWSRIPFAFWARYHQYILNSNRANRRGTWRAGVSSGTNGAASASMLDGPSTSSTIRTRNAARTSASFFSWIQQP, encoded by the exons ATGGCAGAGGGAAGCTACCGCAAGGAATCTGAAGGGTACAACGTTGAAGACATGGACGAGGGTAGTGATGAAGTCGGGGAGGAAGACATGGTTGAAGGCAACGACTATGAAGAATTTGGTGCTTTCGGAGGCTACGGCGCCCTCACCAGCTTTGACATCCGCATCCTCAGAGCCTTTGGGAGCTTGGGTCCAGGCTTTCGCATCTTAGCG AATGAGCCCTGGGAACTGGAAAACCCAGTGCTGGCCAGAACTCTGCTGGAGGCATTTCGGATGGATCCAGAAACACTTGCCAATGAGACGGCTGCCCGTGCTGCCAACGTAGCCCGGGCCGCCGCCTCTAACCAAGCTGCTCGGGCCGCTGCCACTGCTGCCCGTGCCACCTACAATCAGGTGGTCACTAACCACCACCCGGTGGCCACACACCAGGCGTCAGGAGGCGATACCCAGCCCATGGCATCTGCTGCCCAGGCTCCGGCAGCCACCCCTGAGACAAGCGTCGCTTCTCCGCACAGCTCCCGGATGCTAGTCAATAGCGAGATGGCTGCCCCTGGGGCTCCAGCAAGGTCTCCACAGCCGCAGACATCCTCCCAGGCCCAGGAGGCTGCGGCCGAGGGCCCTAGTACGGCCTGTGCTTTCCCCCAGGCCTCGCGTGCAAGTGAGATGGATGCCACCCGGCCCAAGACAGCCTTCCTGGGTCAGAACGACGCCTTTGATTTCAGCCAGCCGGCAGGTGTCAGTGGCATGGCCTTCCCACGCCCCAAGAGACCTGCCCCGGCCCAAGAGGCTGCCACAGAGGGCCCCAGTGTTGCCTCCAGGGGCACCCAGGCAGCCTCTGCCGGGGAGGGGGCGGCCACCCGGCCCAAGACGACCAAGTCCGGGAAGGCTCTCGCCAAGACTCGCTGGGTGGAGCCTCAGAATGTTGTGGCAGCAGCTGCCGCCAAGGCCAAGATGGCCACGAGCATCCCTGAGCCTGAGAGTGCAGCTGCCACTTCTCAGCAGAGTGCGGAGCCCTGGGCCAGAATGGGAGGCAAGAGGACAAAGAAG TCCAAGCACCTGGATGACGAATATGAGAGCAGCGAGGAGGAGAGAGAGCCTCCTGCGGTCCCACCAACCTGGAGGGCATCGCAGCCCCTGCTGACGACTGCGCGGCCTCAGGTGGCCCCTCGGCCCTCCATGGCCCTGAGGTCCCAGGTACCCTCAAGGCACGTGCTGTGCTTGCCACCCCGCAATGTGACCCTTCTGCAAGAGAGG gcaaataaGTTGGTGAAATATCTGATGATTAAAGACTACAAGAAGATCCCCATCAAGCGCTCAG ACATGCTGAAGGATGTCATCCGAGAATATGACGAACACTTCCCTGAGATCATTGAACGAGCAACGTACACTCTGGAAAAG AAGTTCGGGATCCACCTGAAGGAAATTGACAAGGAAGAGCACCTGTACATTCTCGTCTGCACACGGGATTCGTCAGCCCGCCTCCTGGGAAA GACCAAGGATACTCCCAGGCTGAGTCTCCTCTTGGTGATTCTGGGTGTCATCTTCATGAACGGCAACCGCGCCAGCGAGG CTGTCCTCTGGGAGGCACTCCGCAAGATGGGACTGCGCCCCGG GGTGAGGCACCCATTCCTTGGCGATCTGAGGAAACTCATTACAGAGGACTTTGTGAAGCAGAA GTACTTGGAATACAAGAAGGTCCCCAATAGCAGCCCACCCGAGTATGAGTTTCTCTGGGGTCTGCGCGCCTGCCATGAGACCAGCAAGATGAGGGTGCTGAGATTCATCGCCCAG TATCAGAACCGAGACCCCCGGGAATGGAGGGCTCATTTCTTGGAGGCTGTGGATGATGCTTTCAAGACGATGGATGTGGATATGGCCGAGGAGCATGCCAGGGCCCAGATGAGGGCCCAGATGAACATCGGGGAGGAAGCTCTGATTGGACGGTGGAGCTGGGACGATATCCAGGTGGAGCTCCTGACCTGGGATGAGGACGGAGATTTTGGCGACGCCTGGTCCAGGATCCCCTTCGCTTTCTGGGCCAGATACCATCAGTACATTCTGAATAGCAACCGTGCCAACAGGAGAGGTACCTGGAGGGCTGGTGTCAGCAGTGGCACCAATGGCGCGGCCAGCGCCAGCATGCTCGATGGCCCCAGCACCAGCTCCACCATCCGGACCAGAAACGCCGCCAGAACTAGTGCCAGCTTCTTCTCCTGGATTCA GCAGCCCTGA
- the LOC139181446 gene encoding melanoma-associated antigen D4 isoform X2 codes for MAEGSYRKESEGYNVEDMDEGSDEVGEEDMVEGNDYEEFGAFGGYGALTSFDIRILRAFGSLGPGFRILANEPWELENPVLARTLLEAFRMDPETLANETAARAANVARAAASNQAARAAATAARATYNQVVTNHHPVATHQASGGDTQPMASAAQAPAATPETSVASPHSSRMLVNSEMAAPGAPARSPQPQTSSQAQEAAAEGPSTACAFPQASRASEMDATRPKTAFLGQNDAFDFSQPAGVSGMAFPRPKRPAPAQEAATEGPSVASRGTQAASAGEGAATRPKTTKSGKALAKTRWVEPQNVVAAAAAKAKMATSIPEPESAAATSQQSAEPWARMGGKRTKKSKHLDDEYESSEEEREPPAVPPTWRASQPLLTTARPQVAPRPSMALRSQVPSRHVLCLPPRNVTLLQERANKLVKYLMIKDYKKIPIKRSDMLKDVIREYDEHFPEIIERATYTLEKKFGIHLKEIDKEEHLYILVCTRDSSARLLGKTKDTPRLSLLLVILGVIFMNGNRASEAVLWEALRKMGLRPGVRHPFLGDLRKLITEDFVKQKYLEYKKVPNSSPPEYEFLWGLRACHETSKMRVLRFIAQYQNRDPREWRAHFLEAVDDAFKTMDVDMAEEHARAQMRAQMNIGEEALIGRWSWDDIQVELLTWDEDGDFGDAWSRIPFAFWARYHQYILNSNRANRRGTWRAGVSSGTNGAASASMLDGPSTSSTIRTRNAARTSASFFSWIQ; via the exons ATGGCAGAGGGAAGCTACCGCAAGGAATCTGAAGGGTACAACGTTGAAGACATGGACGAGGGTAGTGATGAAGTCGGGGAGGAAGACATGGTTGAAGGCAACGACTATGAAGAATTTGGTGCTTTCGGAGGCTACGGCGCCCTCACCAGCTTTGACATCCGCATCCTCAGAGCCTTTGGGAGCTTGGGTCCAGGCTTTCGCATCTTAGCG AATGAGCCCTGGGAACTGGAAAACCCAGTGCTGGCCAGAACTCTGCTGGAGGCATTTCGGATGGATCCAGAAACACTTGCCAATGAGACGGCTGCCCGTGCTGCCAACGTAGCCCGGGCCGCCGCCTCTAACCAAGCTGCTCGGGCCGCTGCCACTGCTGCCCGTGCCACCTACAATCAGGTGGTCACTAACCACCACCCGGTGGCCACACACCAGGCGTCAGGAGGCGATACCCAGCCCATGGCATCTGCTGCCCAGGCTCCGGCAGCCACCCCTGAGACAAGCGTCGCTTCTCCGCACAGCTCCCGGATGCTAGTCAATAGCGAGATGGCTGCCCCTGGGGCTCCAGCAAGGTCTCCACAGCCGCAGACATCCTCCCAGGCCCAGGAGGCTGCGGCCGAGGGCCCTAGTACGGCCTGTGCTTTCCCCCAGGCCTCGCGTGCAAGTGAGATGGATGCCACCCGGCCCAAGACAGCCTTCCTGGGTCAGAACGACGCCTTTGATTTCAGCCAGCCGGCAGGTGTCAGTGGCATGGCCTTCCCACGCCCCAAGAGACCTGCCCCGGCCCAAGAGGCTGCCACAGAGGGCCCCAGTGTTGCCTCCAGGGGCACCCAGGCAGCCTCTGCCGGGGAGGGGGCGGCCACCCGGCCCAAGACGACCAAGTCCGGGAAGGCTCTCGCCAAGACTCGCTGGGTGGAGCCTCAGAATGTTGTGGCAGCAGCTGCCGCCAAGGCCAAGATGGCCACGAGCATCCCTGAGCCTGAGAGTGCAGCTGCCACTTCTCAGCAGAGTGCGGAGCCCTGGGCCAGAATGGGAGGCAAGAGGACAAAGAAG TCCAAGCACCTGGATGACGAATATGAGAGCAGCGAGGAGGAGAGAGAGCCTCCTGCGGTCCCACCAACCTGGAGGGCATCGCAGCCCCTGCTGACGACTGCGCGGCCTCAGGTGGCCCCTCGGCCCTCCATGGCCCTGAGGTCCCAGGTACCCTCAAGGCACGTGCTGTGCTTGCCACCCCGCAATGTGACCCTTCTGCAAGAGAGG gcaaataaGTTGGTGAAATATCTGATGATTAAAGACTACAAGAAGATCCCCATCAAGCGCTCAG ACATGCTGAAGGATGTCATCCGAGAATATGACGAACACTTCCCTGAGATCATTGAACGAGCAACGTACACTCTGGAAAAG AAGTTCGGGATCCACCTGAAGGAAATTGACAAGGAAGAGCACCTGTACATTCTCGTCTGCACACGGGATTCGTCAGCCCGCCTCCTGGGAAA GACCAAGGATACTCCCAGGCTGAGTCTCCTCTTGGTGATTCTGGGTGTCATCTTCATGAACGGCAACCGCGCCAGCGAGG CTGTCCTCTGGGAGGCACTCCGCAAGATGGGACTGCGCCCCGG GGTGAGGCACCCATTCCTTGGCGATCTGAGGAAACTCATTACAGAGGACTTTGTGAAGCAGAA GTACTTGGAATACAAGAAGGTCCCCAATAGCAGCCCACCCGAGTATGAGTTTCTCTGGGGTCTGCGCGCCTGCCATGAGACCAGCAAGATGAGGGTGCTGAGATTCATCGCCCAG TATCAGAACCGAGACCCCCGGGAATGGAGGGCTCATTTCTTGGAGGCTGTGGATGATGCTTTCAAGACGATGGATGTGGATATGGCCGAGGAGCATGCCAGGGCCCAGATGAGGGCCCAGATGAACATCGGGGAGGAAGCTCTGATTGGACGGTGGAGCTGGGACGATATCCAGGTGGAGCTCCTGACCTGGGATGAGGACGGAGATTTTGGCGACGCCTGGTCCAGGATCCCCTTCGCTTTCTGGGCCAGATACCATCAGTACATTCTGAATAGCAACCGTGCCAACAGGAGAGGTACCTGGAGGGCTGGTGTCAGCAGTGGCACCAATGGCGCGGCCAGCGCCAGCATGCTCGATGGCCCCAGCACCAGCTCCACCATCCGGACCAGAAACGCCGCCAGAACTAGTGCCAGCTTCTTCTCCTGGATTCAGTAA